The Mycobacteriales bacterium nucleotide sequence GCCGCCGATGCCGCCGGAGGGCTGGTGCATCATGATCCGCGCGTGCGGGGTGGCGTAACGCTTGCCGTTCGCCCCGGCGCACAGCAGGAACTGGCCCATGCTGGCCGCCAGGCCGACCGCCACGGTGGCGACGTCGTTGGTGACGAACTGCATCGTGTCGTAGATCGCCATGCCGGCGCTCACCGAGCCGCCGGGCGAGTTGATGTAGAGGAAGATGTCGCGGTCCGGGTCCTCCGCCGACAGCAGCAGCAGCTGCGCGCAAATCGTGTTGGCGATGGGATCGTCGACCTGGCTGCCGAGGAACACGATCCGCTCACGGAGCAGCCGCTCGTACACCGAGTCGTTGAGGTTCAGGCCGGAGCCGACACCTCGCATGTCCGGGGTCAAAGGACTCATGCGACGACACTAACCTCCACCACCGCCAGCTTCAGGGCGGCGTGCCCGGTGTTCGCTGTGAGCGTGCGAGCTTCGCCGGGCGTGGACAGGACGCCGTTCACGTGAGCGCAACATGAGCCCGGCACAGTGTCGGCGAGGCCGTCGACCGAAAGGACCGATCAGTGTTGTTGCGCGCGCGGGTCAGTGTGCTCGACCGACCCGGATCGCTGCTCGGCTTGGCCAAGGCGATCGCCGGGCTCGGCGGCAACATCGTCGACATCGAGGTCCTCGCAAGCTCGGACGACCGGGTGGTGGACGATCTGATCGTCGACCTGGCGGGCAACGATCCCGAAATGCTCATGAAGGAACTCGCCAACGCCGGCGCCGAGGTGCTCGACCTGCGCCGTACCGTGCAGGTCACCGGACAGCGCGGAGATCTGGATCTGCTCGCCCGGGTGGCTGCCGAACCGGCCAGCGCGATGGCGACGGTCGTCGCGCTCGCCCCCGCCCTGTGGTGCGCCGACTGGGCCGCGCTCGGCAGCGCAGCGCCCGGATCGACGCCGCGGCATGCCACGCCCGGGGCGCCACAGCCGCTGCCGGCCGGGCTGCCCGAGCCGCTCGGCCCGCTCCCGCGGCGAGGTACGACGCAAGGCGACAACGGGGTGGCCTACGAGGTCGCGGGCATGC carries:
- a CDS encoding ATP-dependent Clp protease proteolytic subunit, with product MSPLTPDMRGVGSGLNLNDSVYERLLRERIVFLGSQVDDPIANTICAQLLLLSAEDPDRDIFLYINSPGGSVSAGMAIYDTMQFVTNDVATVAVGLAASMGQFLLCAGANGKRYATPHARIMMHQPSGGIGGSASDIAIQAEQMLYTKRTMQERIAFHTGQTVEQIERDSDRDRWFTADEARDYGFVDHVVARANQVPSEGAVS